The following are encoded together in the Halopiger aswanensis genome:
- a CDS encoding YciE/YciF ferroxidase family protein produces MMERQRDLFARTLQELYHIEQELEELQSGLAEAATDEDLEEFYMAHSERTTEQLGRLEPLFDATEIEIEPGVADNAALEGLRTEREELVQDTQDPVVGDLVEAELGRAIERLEITKLETLLELADRMELPDEIVDPLEQTKAEAENGLEELEELTAAA; encoded by the coding sequence ATGATGGAACGCCAACGCGACCTCTTCGCCCGCACGCTGCAGGAACTCTACCACATCGAGCAAGAACTCGAGGAACTCCAGTCCGGTCTAGCTGAGGCTGCGACCGACGAAGACTTAGAGGAGTTCTACATGGCCCACAGCGAGCGGACCACCGAACAGCTCGGCCGGCTCGAGCCGCTGTTCGACGCCACAGAGATCGAGATCGAACCCGGCGTCGCCGACAACGCGGCGTTGGAGGGGCTCCGAACCGAGCGCGAGGAACTGGTACAGGATACGCAGGACCCCGTCGTCGGAGACCTCGTCGAGGCCGAACTGGGCCGGGCGATCGAACGGCTCGAGATCACGAAACTCGAGACGCTGCTCGAACTCGCCGATCGGATGGAACTCCCCGACGAGATCGTCGACCCGCTCGAGCAGACCAAGGCGGAAGCGGAGAACGGTCTCGAGGAACTCGAGGAGTTGACGGCGGCGGCCTAA
- a CDS encoding GYD domain-containing protein → MPTYVSLIDVEDRTVQNAQDLASIWGEIKTELEEHDAELVDSYAALGGHDFLVIFEADDREGGFKSALTFRRHGLRGQTMELVHTDDFSQLVDEI, encoded by the coding sequence GTGCCAACCTACGTCTCCCTCATCGACGTCGAGGACCGCACCGTCCAGAACGCGCAGGATCTCGCGTCAATCTGGGGCGAGATCAAGACGGAACTCGAGGAACACGACGCCGAACTCGTCGATTCGTACGCCGCGCTCGGCGGCCACGACTTTCTCGTCATCTTCGAGGCGGACGACCGCGAGGGCGGGTTCAAGTCGGCGCTGACGTTCCGCCGGCACGGGCTGCGGGGCCAGACGATGGAACTCGTCCACACCGACGATTTCTCGCAGTTGGTCGACGAAATCTAA
- the pyk gene encoding pyruvate kinase — translation MRNAKIVCTLGPASSDRRTIRELADAGMSVARLNASHGSPEDRAELVDRVRDVDEERDEPVAVMLDTQGPEIRTAPLPEGETVPLETGSEIEFVEGDEASSDRVGLSLPIDEVEEGDRILLDDGLIETTVIGRDGDAIRARVDTGGELAGRKGVNVPGVDLDLDVVTEKDRRDLELAAEKEVDFVAASFVRDAEDVYEVSEVLEEFDAEIPIISKIERAGAVENLDEIMEASYGIMVARGDLGVECPMEDVPMIQKRIIRQCREAGLPVITATEMLDSMVHARRPTRAEASDVANAVLDGTDAVMLSAETAVGDHPAEVVDAMDSIIREVEASGEYAELLEQRVPAAGEARTDALARSARFLARDIGADAVVAATESGYTALKTAKYRPGVPVVASTPSHEVRRRLALSWGVTPLYARVSDQGAGAVVEKAVQAALSAGVAESGDTVVVLCGMMTELEGANTTNMLKVHVAAEALTTGRVVVEGRATGPLVHLTDGDLSDVPDGAIVAVPSDFDEEFEGDLEKIAGIIDAQRGMTGYPSLVAREMDLPMISGADVSEEAEGQTVTIDAERGVVYGGDIGDRAAQERADPLE, via the coding sequence ATGAGAAACGCGAAGATCGTCTGTACCCTCGGTCCGGCCTCGAGCGACCGCCGGACCATCCGCGAGCTGGCCGACGCCGGCATGTCCGTCGCCCGGCTGAACGCCAGCCACGGCAGCCCCGAAGACCGCGCCGAACTCGTCGACCGCGTCCGCGACGTCGACGAGGAACGCGACGAGCCGGTCGCCGTCATGCTCGACACGCAGGGCCCCGAGATCCGAACCGCACCCCTTCCGGAGGGCGAAACCGTCCCCCTCGAGACGGGCTCGGAGATCGAGTTCGTCGAAGGTGACGAGGCGTCGTCCGACCGCGTCGGCCTCTCCCTGCCGATCGACGAGGTCGAAGAGGGCGACCGCATCCTGCTCGACGACGGCCTCATCGAGACGACCGTCATCGGACGCGACGGCGACGCGATCCGAGCCCGCGTGGACACCGGCGGCGAACTGGCCGGCCGCAAGGGCGTCAACGTCCCCGGCGTCGACCTCGATCTGGACGTCGTCACCGAGAAGGACCGCCGCGACCTCGAACTGGCCGCCGAGAAGGAGGTCGACTTCGTCGCGGCGAGTTTCGTCCGGGACGCCGAGGACGTCTACGAGGTCAGCGAGGTCCTCGAGGAGTTCGACGCCGAGATTCCGATCATCTCGAAGATCGAGCGCGCCGGCGCGGTCGAGAACCTAGACGAGATCATGGAAGCCTCCTACGGGATCATGGTCGCCCGGGGCGACTTAGGCGTCGAGTGTCCCATGGAGGACGTCCCGATGATTCAAAAGCGGATCATCCGGCAGTGTCGCGAGGCCGGCCTCCCGGTCATCACGGCCACGGAGATGCTCGATTCGATGGTCCACGCCCGACGGCCCACCCGCGCGGAAGCCTCGGACGTGGCCAACGCCGTCCTCGACGGCACCGACGCCGTGATGCTCTCGGCCGAGACGGCCGTCGGCGATCACCCCGCCGAGGTCGTCGATGCAATGGACAGCATCATCCGCGAGGTCGAAGCCTCCGGCGAGTACGCCGAACTCTTAGAGCAGCGCGTGCCCGCCGCCGGCGAGGCCCGAACCGATGCGCTGGCCCGCTCCGCGCGCTTCCTCGCACGCGACATCGGCGCGGATGCGGTCGTGGCCGCGACCGAATCCGGCTACACGGCCCTGAAGACCGCGAAGTACCGTCCGGGCGTCCCGGTCGTCGCCTCGACGCCGAGCCACGAGGTCCGGCGCCGACTCGCGCTCTCGTGGGGCGTGACGCCGCTGTACGCCCGCGTCTCCGATCAGGGTGCCGGCGCCGTCGTCGAGAAAGCCGTGCAGGCGGCGCTCTCGGCCGGCGTCGCCGAGAGCGGCGACACCGTCGTCGTCCTCTGTGGCATGATGACCGAACTCGAGGGCGCGAACACGACGAACATGCTGAAGGTCCACGTCGCCGCGGAGGCGCTGACGACGGGCCGCGTCGTCGTCGAGGGCCGCGCCACGGGGCCGCTCGTCCACCTGACCGACGGCGACCTCTCGGACGTCCCCGACGGCGCGATCGTCGCCGTCCCGTCGGACTTCGACGAGGAGTTCGAGGGCGACCTCGAGAAGATCGCCGGCATCATCGACGCCCAGCGCGGGATGACCGGCTACCCGTCGCTCGTCGCTCGCGAGATGGATCTCCCGATGATCAGCGGCGCGGACGTCTCCGAGGAGGCCGAGGGCCAGACCGTGACGATCGACGCCGAACGCGGCGTCGTCTACGGCGGCGACATCGGCGATCGAGCCGCCCAAGAACGAGCCGATCCGCTCGAGTAG
- a CDS encoding DUF7312 domain-containing protein codes for MADDDSGDRDASGGDDAQWDRSSAWDDTDTWGTDSSGRSDSDSGADGDTDADASLEDEDGSEPGPESEPDDRIPIDLSRDRDEADGSTDTGAGAAANEDESYEPEPNSTPVEPGDPELENVVFVVIGALAMLLVIARLASLPL; via the coding sequence ATGGCTGACGATGACTCCGGCGATCGCGACGCGTCCGGAGGCGACGACGCCCAGTGGGACCGCTCGAGTGCGTGGGACGATACAGACACGTGGGGCACCGACAGTAGCGGCCGGTCCGACTCTGACTCCGGCGCCGACGGCGATACGGATGCGGATGCGAGTCTCGAGGACGAGGACGGAAGCGAACCGGGCCCCGAGTCGGAACCGGACGACCGAATCCCGATCGATCTCTCCCGCGACCGGGACGAAGCCGATGGCAGTACCGATACCGGTGCCGGAGCGGCCGCTAACGAGGACGAATCCTACGAACCGGAGCCCAACTCGACGCCGGTCGAACCCGGCGATCCGGAACTCGAGAACGTCGTGTTCGTCGTCATCGGCGCACTTGCGATGCTCCTCGTGATTGCCCGACTCGCCTCCCTGCCGCTGTAA